In the Oscarella lobularis chromosome 9, ooOscLobu1.1, whole genome shotgun sequence genome, caagacacaaagaATACTGATCTTACGATTATAAACAAAGGCCGGCGGTCGTTTGAAGGACGAAGCTTCGGGCGACGTCCGAAGCGCGTCCGAAAAGGCTGAAGTTTTCGTCATGTGACTCTTTGAGGCTCTGGAGCCCGGCTaaacctagaaaaaatagcCTCTCAGAATCAACAGTCGGAGCTGGAACTCCTGGCTGAAGGCGTCACGTTCtgttcatcgtcgtcgttccgccCAAGCATCGGCGCTTTACTGCCAAAAACGCGTCCACAGGCCCGGCGAGCTGGCCAAAGAGTCGCTCGTCTTTGACCGCGCCTACTGTCAGCAAGCCCTTTGCGATCCGTCGCGAAAGCCTTTCATGACACAGCAAAAGCGTGTCgggtttttaattaattaattaattaattaattaaacatgtAAGTGATGGCCGAGGTAGCATTGCAAGTATCCTTGATCATTCTGCTCCCGATCAAAGCGGTGGTCAACGGGTTCTAGTGACGTTACCAACGTTTAGTTTACAGCTTCAAACACATAACAGTAGATTGCCTTGCTAGCTTCCTTAGTGTACATCTCCGCTTATCTGCCTAACAAAACACTGCTTGAAAACGCCAGAAAAATGCACGAGCTTGAGGGGTCATACTCTAAGGACTGCCAGCTTCACTGTACAATGCAAGAGTTTTCTGTGCAAGAACTGACTGCAAAGGCATCTTGTTCTCTTAGGAAACTCTCGGAAGCCTTGGAAACAAACGCTTGATCGCCTTCCCCTCCACACACTGCTGCAACGttctaaaaataattcataAACTATGCTTTAGCTACGTCACAAGATTGTCACGTTGGTTTCAAGTGCTAAGGCGGTGGAGAAGTCCTCCCTCAGACTATCACTCTTCAGTTCCGGTTCGGTTAAGATTACGTCTTTTTCCTGTAGAGCATATAGAAGAGCTTTCACCTAAACGTTTAACTATTGGTTTCAGTGGGAATAATTGTCAAGTGATAACGTACCTCTTTGAAATATTTAGAcacttcttcgtttccaTCTGATACCAATTTAGCAAGAAAATTTCGAGTTTCCTGGCAAGGCAAGCGAGATTAGTAGTTCTTTATCTGACCTATACAAACTTGTGTGAGATAATTGACGTCCACTCCCGCATTGACAAAACGTCGATGCAAGTCGAGGCGTCCTCCCATGATTGCGAGATCGAGAGCCGATGCACCGTCACGAGTTTTTGCAAAAATGTTGCAATTCTTTGAAagcaataaatcaatagtgTTATCCGAGCCAAATTCGACGGCAGTGAGGAATGGAGTACAGCCCCACTAAATACGACAAGAACGCGTCtagagattaattaatatcggCACTAGCAATAGCAACACCTCGTCTTTGGCTTCTAAATTAGCTCCATTTGAAATCAGCAACACAGCCATATGCTGATAATCATTATGGGCTGCCCAGTGTAACATAGACGCACCTTCCTAAACAAGAGCAAAGCCTTCGTTATTGTTATTTTGTCGTTTAGTTAAACAAACCTCTTTCATATAATCAAATTTGGACAAAAGCAACTTGGCCGTATCATACCGACACCTCGTGCACGCCAGCACAAAGGCTCCGTGTCCGTCCTTGaattaaaaaacaaaacaaaataaacTAAGGcggtatttttatttaaaaaattgtgCCTCGTCTTTGGCGTGAAGGTTGCATTCTTTCGAGACAAGCAACCCAGCTACGTTATTGCTGCCTAGACAGATGGCTCTGAGAAAGGGCGTTCTTCCCCACTAAAAGGAgatcaaaatcaaagtcaTTCGTCTTTAATTGTTCACAAGAACTAAACCATGTCTCGAGCTTCGATATTAGCCCCGTGCTTAATCAGCAAAGCGGCGATGCTAGCGTCATCACATTTCGCCGTCCAGTGGAGACTCGTCCGGCCATGCTAAacaagataaataatttggcttaattaatcacgCGGTGATTTACACTGCACGcttcgttcacgtcgaaTCCCATTTCGATAAGCTTCTTTACCATATTGATTCGTCCGAATGCACTCGCTCTAGCTAACGCTCCGTGACCACACtacaaataataattaagTTGTCTAATAATTTCTCATAATTGGAAAGATCACctcttcttttgcctttACGTTGCATCCCCTTGATATGAGCATGTCAAATAGACCGACGTTATTAGTTCCAGAAGTGGCAAGAATTGGAGTTATTCCggactaataataatatgaGCACCaccaataataaataaactattGTAATTACCTTTGATCGAGCTTCAAGATTGGCTCCACTGTTGATCAAATAATTCGCAATTTGAATATTTCCTCTAAAGGCGGCGTAATGCATTGACGTGTAGCCATACTAGAGAAGCCTATTATAaagatatttaattaattgctaCTACCTCTTCACTGGgtctgtcgacgtcgaatcccATTTCGACtaatttcttcgtcatttcAAACTGCCCATTGCAAATTGCCACAGCCAAAGCTCTTCGACTCCACTGCATAAAAAACGTtaaattttcaattcacaGACCATTTGTCTAACTTTGGACTCTGCCAAGCGATTGCAGCCTTTAGATAGCAAGAGATCAACAACGACAGCGTGTCCGTGTTTGACGGCCACTAGAAACGGCGTCTCATTCAACTAAAAGACGAAGTCATATTATTCTTTATTGTGCTTCGATGCAATGACTAACTTTGTTTCGAAGTTCGATGTCTATTCTATTTTCTATTAGATAATGGGCAATTTttggacgattttttctAGCAGCGATGTGAAGCAGTCCGTTTCCATCCTGCAACGATTAGTTCGTGGAGTTCCCTGAGAGGGAGGctctcttctctcgctcCCGCTTACCGCTTCGGTGAATCATACACCCCCGATAAGCGACCGTTACCTTGTCCTTCAGTTCTTCCCATTTTTCCGCTTCGCTGGATACGATCTCTTGCACGCGAGTCAGGTCTCCGCCTTCTACTGCACGGATGAGAGCTGCAGACGCCAGATTAGGCGGTCGGTTTCATAGACGGGGTTGAAGAGATCTTACGGTGGGTGTTTGAATTACCCATAGCGACTTTTCAGCCGAAGAGAATCGAACAAGCCATGTCAAGCGCGCTAGCTGTGAAATGATTTGGCAAATTCGTGAGGAAATTGATCACCTAATTGGTGCTCCGCTGCCGTGCTGATGTGCTGCCTTATCTACATTTTAATTACCGTCGTAAAATTAAGAATTAGTCGAATGCATAgtattaaaaaattaaaaaaaaattaaaaaaactTCTACTCTGCTGATTGTAAGACAGGCCTCTTGGCCGTCCACTGACGCCTCCATTATCTGCAGTACAGCGTGGTTATTCAATAAACTGGCTGTAGAGGATTTCTTACCGACACGAATGATATGCGTTAGctcctttcgctttttcatcctgccgtcgccgctgccgtcgccgccgattcCTGGACTTTCGACTCATAGAAaccagaaaaaaaagaatcattATAGACACCATATAGTATGCAgtatattatttattgtatTTTAATCCTCCCCCCGGACCGGAAACTAGGCTTTTCTATCCTGCTGCCCTCTAAATCCCTAGCTTACCTCTACCTTTCTATATCCTAGTGGTCTCCTAAGGTTCCTAGATTAGCCTCCTGACTGCCTGACTCTCCCTCCTCCCTCTCCCTCTCCTGTATACTGCATTCTAAATATCCCACCTGAAACTAGAACGGATGAAAATTCGTCCTTTCCCATGCAGTAGTGCTGATGGACGGCTTGAACGTCTCCTTTTAGAAAATGAACAAAAACTAAACCCAAGTCAATATCAGTTATTATGTACTTGCAATATCGTTGAAGACCCAATCTTTGCGTTGCTTCCATCTCCGTTGGGGCGTCTTTCAAAAGCGTGATAGgctaaaaagaagaagtttAGTACAAATTCGGGTTAGCATGTGCCTTACTTATGAACCTGGCAGATAACACTATTCATTTTGTCACGTGCTTCGGGCGTGACGTAGCCAGGGCCTTTGTTTTGGCCAACAAAGAATCTGGCGTAAACAGAAAGCAATTATACAATAGTAAATAATGAAATAAGTCAATACTTACTCCACCACCTGGTAAGACTGCTGTACAGTCCTAGCCGTTCTTCTTACCAGGATGGCTGAGGGCAGACATTCTTGTTGTGAGACTATGCAATTAACCAGCTATTTCATGCTAACCTGTGTCTGCAATAAACTAGCTATTTCATGCTAACCTGTGACTGCAGGGCCAtccgtcgttttcttgcctATGCAACTGCGCAAAGGCTTTGCCGttatctaaaaaaataaatcaataattaagtGATTGTTTTAGCTAAAATCAGTACCTGATGGCCTTTGCAGCAAGTTGCTATACTGAAAAATTGTCAGCCAAGATTGCATACACTGTAGTCATAGGAAATTTTACAAGTAATATGAAaaggaaatatttcaataCTTACTCCATAACCTGGTAAGAATGCTACTCAGCCAATAGCTGTAATTGCTTCTCTCCACCAGGCCAGAAGCAGGACGCTCTGCAATAGATAGAGTGATTTCGTGTTAAAAACTAAATATTTAGTACTAACTTGTGCGTGCTATTCAGCGACAGGGCCATcaatcgttttctcgccaATGATGACCCTTCATACACTGTCAGCCAAGATTACACTCTGTTCTACGATAGACTGGAAATAACATAGAAGACATAAAATAATCACTCACTGCGCGTGTAATGATGGCTGTCGCTTTCTGCCAAAGTACGACGCTGATACAAGGCTTTGCGTACTAAAAAATTCGACGAtagaaattaaattatttttactttttttaCTAGTACACTTACCAGCAGTCGTGCGTGATCTGGTGTGTTGTCTTCCGCGCtggacgacgccgtcgctcttcATCGTATGCTAAtcaatcaaatattaggaCTCATCTCAGAAAATAGTGATTACCCACCGTGAGTGCCTTGAACCGCCACAGGTCAACGTGGGTTGTCGTCATCGACTTCAAATTTCACTAAAACAATTACGTCATGAGATTAATGAAAGCAACCATGGTGTCACACAAATACTGTAACTACATGTACTCAGTAAAATCAGAAGACCTGATGGCTGTCTTCTCGGTGAGGTGGTCCCTAGCCCAGTGCTTCGACGCCTCTCaacaaaaaaggaaatcagTAATTAGAACGCTCTAACACACAAACTACAACATCTATCGAACAAAACTACACATTACATTACATTACATACACAAAATTAGACTACGTTGCTAAAACAATCAGAATTACCTCCAACATCCATTGCCCTATAGTCTAAGATATTGTGAAAACTTTATTACGATACGCACTAAAGGCTGACCACAGCGGAAAGAAAATTGCATAGCAAGTCACAGTGACCAAGGTAGAGTGCGGCATTGTAGAACTACAGCGTGGAACCACAGCGTGGAACGACAGCGTGGAACGACACCGTACGCAACTACACCGTGAAATTACACCGTGGAATTACACCGTGGAATTACACCGTGGAACTACCGGTACACCGTGCGCGGAAAATAGATCATACCGTGGCCGCTGCGAGACCGAGCACCGTACCCGTACAAATGGAACTACACCGTGGTCGCTGCAAAACCGTGCAGCAAGCACACGGTACTACCACAACGTGTGACGTGCCGTGCCGTGCCAATGAAGTTAGATCTACTACACCGTGGTAAAGACTAGGCTGCAACCGTGCAGCACACCCGTACCTGGGTATAATACTATGACTTTTGTACTGAGCTACACCATTAGTCTACGTCGCTGAAATACACACCATGCTTTTTCCCTTCGGTGTTAATTACGCCGTGCTAAGGTAGGTAGCGCGGACTGCATCGTTATTATCTAATGAGACACCTTACTTGTGGTCCCACTTTGCCCGTGCTCTATTGCCTCCCTCCTCTCTTCCCCTTGCTTCCCCTTTCCACTCCTCCCTTCCCTCTCCTCCCCTTCCCTCTCCTCCCCTTCCCCTTTCCCCCTCCCTTTCCCCTTTTCCCCTCCCTTTCCCCTTTCCCCTCCCTTTCCCCTTTCCCCTCCCCTTCCCAGCATATGCCACCCCTTCCCTTTACTCGACTTGCTACTGAATTACAAACAACACAGCCcaacagaaaacaaacaaaacgcATCACACGAAAACGCCACAGACCGTACGGTTATCGCCCTAAAAGACGGATGAGCTATTTGGCATCAAGAACCTAGATTACCTAGTTATCCATTGTCCTAAATGAAAACCTAGTATAATACAGGCACCTAGTCTATACCTGGAACCTATTACGCTACATCCTAAAATACGGGTTAGCAAATTAGTTTTATGAAAAAATCCTAAATTACCAAGTcatccattgacctaaacggaaacctagtacattaATTATGAAATTCCTACTCTATAACCTAGTACAGTACGTCCTAAAAGACGGGTTAGCAAATTAGTCGTATgaaaaaatccaaaattACCCAGTcatccattgacctaaatgAAAGCCTagtacattaattaatgaatttcCTAATCTCTAAACTAGTACATTACGTCCTAAAAGACGGGTTAGTGAATTAGttgtacgaaaaaaaaatcttAATTACCTCGCcatccattgacctaaatgGAAACCTAGTACAATACAGGCACCTAGTACGCTACATCCTAGCAGACAAATTAGCAAGTTAGTGGTATGAAAAACATCCTAAATTACCTGGTActcc is a window encoding:
- the LOC136190885 gene encoding putative ankyrin repeat protein RF_0381, whose protein sequence is MGNSNTHPLIRAVEGGDLTRVQEIVSSEAEKWEELKDKDGNGLLHIAARKNRPKIAHYLIENRIDIELRNKLNETPFLVAVKHGHAVVVDLLLSKGCNRLAESKWSRRALAVAICNGQFEMTKKLVEMGFDVDRPSEEYGYTSMHYAAFRGNIQIANYLINSGANLEARSKSGITPILATSGTNNVGLFDMLISRGCNVKAKEECGHGALARASAFGRINMVKKLIEMGFDVNEACSHGRTSLHWTAKCDDASIAALLIKHGANIEARDMWGRTPFLRAICLGSNNVAGLLVSKECNLHAKDEDGHGAFVLACTRCRYDTAKLLLSKFDYMKEEGASMLHWAAHNDYQHMAVLLISNGANLEAKDEWGCTPFLTAVEFGSDNTIDLLLSKNCNIFAKTRDGASALDLAIMGGRLDLHRRFVNAGVDVNYLTQETRNFLAKLVSDGNEEVSKYFKEVKALLYALQEKDVILTEPELKSDSLREDFSTALALETNNVAAVCGGEGDQAFVSKASESFLREQDAFAVSSCTENSCIVQ